From the Thermovirga lienii DSM 17291 genome, one window contains:
- a CDS encoding transposase mutator type (PFAM: Transposase, Mutator family~COGs: COG3328 Transposase and inactivated derivatives~InterPro IPR001207~KEGG: gwc:GWCH70_1766 transposase mutator type~PFAM: transposase mutator type~SPTR: Transposase mutator type), which yields MAHYQVTVDCDLLQGLFIRDDGLARLVENIVNQILDAQATEQLRAKPYERTEERQGYRNGYRDKLLKSRVGELTLMVPRLRSGHFSTELFERYQRSEQALLLAMVEMVVNGVSTRKVRAVVDELCGTEFSKSTVSSLCKRLDDIVKEWNERDLSSQEYPFLLVDAIVIRVRKGGRVRLSSVLLATGINREGYREILGLMLGDSESEAAWSEFFGRLKERGLKGVDLVVSDDHKGLINAIETHFQGATWQRCQTHFIRNILDACPKSLQGDLHGRLRLIFDAPDMETARRLLNETIEAFGARAPKAVERLEAGFEDAMAVMALPGRYRKRLRTTNGVERLNQEIRRRERVIRIFPNEESAVRLIGAVLVEIDEVWTTGKRYFDMAEYWEWKANTEKQQKEVNNADTQVNVA from the coding sequence ATGGCTCACTACCAGGTTACCGTAGACTGTGATCTCTTGCAAGGATTATTTATTCGGGATGATGGATTGGCTCGGTTGGTGGAGAACATCGTGAATCAGATACTCGATGCTCAGGCTACCGAACAACTCAGGGCCAAGCCATACGAACGTACCGAAGAGCGGCAGGGGTACCGCAACGGGTATCGGGATAAGCTGCTCAAGTCTCGCGTAGGAGAACTTACGCTTATGGTTCCCCGTCTCCGGAGCGGGCACTTCTCCACGGAGCTTTTCGAGCGGTACCAGCGGAGCGAGCAGGCGCTCTTGCTGGCCATGGTCGAGATGGTCGTGAACGGCGTATCCACCAGGAAGGTAAGGGCGGTTGTTGATGAACTATGCGGCACGGAGTTCTCCAAATCCACCGTATCCAGCCTGTGCAAAAGACTGGACGACATCGTAAAGGAGTGGAACGAGCGAGATTTGAGCAGCCAGGAATACCCATTTCTCCTGGTAGATGCCATTGTCATCCGGGTGCGTAAAGGCGGCCGGGTACGGCTTTCAAGCGTACTTCTCGCTACAGGGATCAACCGGGAGGGATACCGGGAGATTTTAGGGCTTATGCTCGGGGATAGCGAATCAGAGGCTGCTTGGTCGGAGTTCTTCGGCCGGCTCAAGGAGCGCGGTCTCAAGGGAGTGGACTTGGTTGTTTCGGATGATCACAAGGGCTTGATCAATGCGATAGAAACCCACTTCCAAGGAGCGACATGGCAGCGGTGCCAGACCCACTTTATCCGGAACATCCTGGACGCCTGTCCTAAGAGCCTCCAGGGCGACCTGCACGGGCGACTGCGGTTGATCTTCGACGCGCCGGATATGGAGACGGCCAGGCGGTTGCTGAACGAAACGATAGAGGCCTTTGGCGCCCGGGCGCCAAAGGCGGTAGAGCGACTTGAAGCTGGTTTCGAGGACGCAATGGCGGTGATGGCACTACCAGGGCGCTACCGGAAGCGGCTGCGCACCACCAATGGAGTCGAGCGGCTCAACCAGGAGATCCGCCGGCGGGAGCGGGTGATCCGAATCTTCCCTAACGAGGAGTCGGCTGTGAGACTGATCGGAGCAGTGCTTGTAGAGATCGACGAGGTGTGGACCACAGGAAAGCGCTACTTTGATATGGCAGAGTATTGGGAGTGGAAGGCTAACACAGAAAAACAGCAGAAGGAGGTGAATAATGCCGATACCCAGGTAAATGTAGCTTAA
- a CDS encoding hypothetical protein (KEGG: aco:Amico_0428 hypothetical protein~SPTR: Putative uncharacterized protein;~manually curated): MVETRFGGLVVNDQLPQGLEELAQKLKAAQRERDLLASKLEGLVQSINKLDETPAVGKTAEEIISFVEKLSSKRQKLQMEIYTTNQALDDAKKRYETLKKELESYLPPDHEKYNRFIIKTQGQGDVIISAWTGLASWSPSYHLDLNSSASTIEGALKATITQNTGIPWNGRIRLHTTMPKESLYIPKLPPLVVDFEKEEKYLLMEARKSVQIENVASTETQEYNLTDVVYIAQGEVSSSKPSVLEIKSFTLRGSTSIVCIPEFSREAWAVATVEHLNEPIIEGKAELYIDGNLSAQSTLPRAGKGEKLEIPFGKTPLVKVEKEYLIPKEGQKWTGKGWIKKGYAITVTNGTDDDINVTVLDRIPTSANEDIKVEDINITPAPEEQDEKGIVKWNLPIKRGDNKKIEVSYIVKFPANKEITFR; the protein is encoded by the coding sequence ATAGTTGAAACACGCTTCGGCGGCTTAGTAGTAAATGATCAGCTACCTCAAGGCCTTGAAGAGCTTGCTCAAAAACTGAAAGCTGCCCAAAGGGAAAGAGACCTTCTTGCATCCAAACTGGAAGGATTAGTACAGTCAATAAACAAGTTGGATGAAACGCCCGCTGTCGGTAAGACCGCGGAGGAAATCATATCCTTCGTTGAAAAGTTATCTTCCAAAAGGCAAAAACTGCAAATGGAAATCTATACGACGAACCAAGCCCTGGACGATGCAAAAAAACGCTATGAGACCCTTAAGAAAGAACTGGAGTCCTACCTTCCTCCCGACCATGAGAAATACAACAGGTTCATTATAAAAACCCAAGGTCAAGGAGATGTAATAATTTCAGCGTGGACCGGCCTAGCGTCATGGAGCCCCTCATACCACCTTGATTTGAACAGCAGCGCCTCCACAATTGAAGGCGCTCTTAAGGCCACAATAACACAAAATACCGGCATCCCGTGGAATGGTAGGATAAGGCTTCACACAACCATGCCCAAGGAAAGTCTTTACATCCCCAAGCTACCACCTCTAGTGGTTGATTTCGAAAAAGAGGAAAAGTATCTCCTCATGGAAGCGAGAAAAAGCGTTCAGATCGAGAACGTTGCATCTACAGAGACACAAGAGTACAACTTAACAGATGTAGTTTATATAGCTCAAGGAGAAGTTTCGTCTTCCAAACCTAGCGTACTGGAAATAAAATCTTTCACTTTGAGAGGAAGCACATCTATTGTCTGTATTCCTGAATTTTCCAGGGAGGCATGGGCGGTGGCTACTGTTGAACATCTAAATGAGCCCATCATAGAAGGCAAGGCGGAACTCTATATTGACGGAAACCTGTCGGCTCAAAGTACTCTTCCTAGAGCAGGCAAAGGAGAGAAGCTGGAGATACCCTTCGGGAAAACCCCTCTGGTCAAGGTGGAAAAGGAGTATCTAATACCTAAAGAAGGGCAAAAATGGACCGGTAAGGGATGGATCAAAAAGGGCTATGCCATAACCGTGACCAACGGAACCGACGACGATATTAACGTAACCGTGTTAGACCGCATCCCAACCTCTGCAAACGAGGACATCAAGGTAGAGGATATCAATATCACCCCCGCACCAGAAGAACAGGATGAAAAGGGCATAGTCAAATGGAACCTTCCAATCAAAAGGGGAGATAACAAAAAAATTGAGGTCTCCTACATTGTGAAGTTCCCTGCTAACAAGGAAATAACGTTCCGGTAG
- a CDS encoding ferric uptake regulator, Fur family (PFAM: Ferric uptake regulator family~COGs: COG0735 Fe2+/Zn2+ uptake regulation protein~InterPro IPR002481~KEGG: aco:Amico_0020 ferric uptake regulator, Fur family~PFAM: ferric-uptake regulator~SPTR: Transcriptional regulator, Fur family) — MESFNKATTKENTSRTEQLIEMYLKRLKQCGFRMTNQRRIIIEILLKNLGRHLNVKELLNIAQKEDPTIGIATIYRTVDLLTGLGLLNMINLEEGFSRFEVPDEQMHFHFYCKSCGKVVHLPDEEDKTKTVMQWAQKEGFKLLPQTFELAGICPECINEGVVEEDFCHIKRPICEKRCKKHRRRWRHEN, encoded by the coding sequence ATGGAATCTTTCAATAAGGCGACCACAAAGGAAAACACCAGCAGGACAGAACAGCTAATAGAAATGTATCTCAAAAGGCTCAAACAATGTGGATTCAGAATGACAAATCAACGCCGGATAATCATTGAGATCCTGCTCAAAAATCTGGGCAGACACTTAAATGTAAAGGAGCTACTGAACATAGCCCAAAAGGAAGATCCCACTATTGGGATAGCCACAATATACAGAACCGTGGATTTACTAACAGGACTAGGGCTTCTCAATATGATTAACCTTGAAGAAGGTTTCAGTAGATTTGAAGTTCCAGATGAGCAAATGCATTTTCACTTTTACTGCAAATCCTGCGGTAAAGTAGTTCACCTGCCAGACGAGGAGGATAAAACAAAAACCGTTATGCAGTGGGCACAAAAGGAAGGATTTAAGCTTCTACCCCAAACTTTCGAGCTGGCAGGAATATGTCCTGAATGCATAAATGAAGGTGTAGTAGAAGAGGATTTTTGCCATATCAAGAGACCTATTTGTGAAAAGAGGTGTAAAAAGCACAGACGCAGATGGAGGCATGAAAACTAA
- a CDS encoding hypothetical protein (KEGG: oaa:100083867 similar to P-selectin~SPTR: GL15841;~manually curated): MKTKISITLLFLMFLCVVFLLGVQKACAECFGAPLPGGFAGEYMGTYVGDDYGTFVITISPQGTIEGYLTIQKGPKTLPMNGSCSYGGDCEFHSYKEEISFSGKIDFSCKIKGTWSQKEPSTKGIFIAAKIKPQHP; the protein is encoded by the coding sequence ATGAAAACTAAAATCTCAATTACCTTGCTGTTTTTGATGTTTCTTTGTGTGGTTTTTCTTTTGGGGGTACAGAAGGCTTGTGCCGAGTGTTTCGGTGCCCCCTTGCCCGGAGGTTTCGCCGGGGAATACATGGGAACCTACGTAGGAGACGACTACGGAACTTTTGTCATCACTATATCCCCACAAGGCACAATTGAAGGTTATCTAACCATTCAAAAAGGCCCCAAAACCTTGCCCATGAATGGAAGCTGTTCGTACGGCGGAGATTGCGAATTCCATTCCTACAAAGAAGAAATTTCCTTCAGCGGGAAAATTGATTTCTCCTGCAAAATAAAAGGAACCTGGAGTCAAAAAGAGCCCTCGACAAAGGGAATATTCATAGCAGCTAAAATAAAACCTCAACACCCCTAA
- a CDS encoding Dinitrogenase iron-molybdenum cofactor biosynthesis protein (PFAM: Dinitrogenase iron-molybdenum cofactor~COGs: COG1433 conserved hypothetical protein~InterPro IPR003731~KEGG: tai:Taci_0393 dinitrogenase iron-molybdenum cofactor biosynthesis protein~PFAM: Dinitrogenase iron-molybdenum cofactor biosynthesis protein~SPTR: Dinitrogenase iron-molybdenum cofactor biosynthesis protein) has product MKIAVAMENGNVCEHFGHAPAYVIYTVKEGNIVSKEGLTNPGHTPGFLPKWMSGMGIDVIIAGGMGPRAVELFKEQGVTPIIGAKGPVEEVVQKYCEGSLQTGQSTCNHH; this is encoded by the coding sequence ATGAAGATAGCCGTTGCGATGGAGAACGGTAATGTCTGTGAGCATTTTGGCCATGCACCAGCTTATGTGATCTACACTGTTAAAGAAGGGAACATTGTGAGCAAGGAAGGACTTACCAATCCTGGTCACACTCCCGGTTTCTTGCCTAAGTGGATGTCCGGCATGGGGATTGATGTAATAATAGCTGGCGGGATGGGCCCAAGGGCGGTCGAGCTCTTCAAAGAACAAGGTGTTACTCCAATCATAGGCGCTAAGGGCCCAGTAGAAGAAGTTGTCCAAAAATACTGCGAAGGATCCCTTCAAACTGGCCAAAGCACCTGTAATCATCATTGA
- a CDS encoding 4Fe-4S ferredoxin iron-sulfur binding domain protein (PFAM: CobQ/CobB/MinD/ParA nucleotide binding domain; 4Fe-4S binding domain~COGs: COG1149 MinD superfamily P-loop ATPase containing an inserted ferredoxin domain~InterPro IPR017896: IPR017900~KEGG: tai:Taci_0392 4Fe-4S ferredoxin iron-sulfur binding domain protein~SPTR: Cobyrinic acid ac-diamide synthase), producing the protein MPNLTLAIASGKGGTGKSSFASSFGVTKQGILLVDADVEEPNLALLLNLKPLESSLVNLRIPAINKDVCTKCDKCVDACRFGALNIFGDNIPMVNDLCHGCGLCSLVCPTKAISEIEKPIGEVRHYLSKNVELLEGRLALGMPNPVPVIEAVVDAAMAVEKPRIIDCAPGTSCPMVAGARRADAVLLVTEPTPFGLADLKLALEAIVPLNKPVGVVVNKYGIASENVEELCKNWNVPILGYFPFSKHVAASYAKGIPPATYDHLWQQRISDIWNYFEERVGK; encoded by the coding sequence ATGCCCAATCTTACATTGGCCATAGCAAGTGGTAAAGGAGGAACAGGCAAAAGCAGCTTTGCTTCATCTTTTGGAGTAACCAAACAAGGAATACTTTTAGTGGATGCTGATGTGGAAGAACCTAACCTGGCCCTCCTCTTAAATTTAAAACCCTTAGAAAGCTCCTTGGTTAATTTACGAATCCCTGCAATAAACAAAGATGTGTGCACAAAGTGCGATAAATGCGTTGATGCCTGCCGATTTGGGGCTTTAAACATCTTTGGGGACAATATACCTATGGTAAACGACCTTTGTCACGGCTGCGGGCTTTGTTCCTTGGTTTGTCCTACGAAGGCAATATCTGAAATAGAAAAACCCATAGGTGAGGTACGTCACTACTTATCAAAAAACGTAGAGCTCCTTGAAGGACGGTTAGCCCTCGGAATGCCCAATCCAGTGCCAGTAATAGAAGCTGTAGTCGATGCCGCCATGGCCGTAGAAAAACCAAGAATTATAGATTGTGCCCCTGGCACCTCATGCCCCATGGTCGCAGGTGCAAGAAGGGCTGACGCCGTGTTGCTGGTAACAGAACCTACCCCTTTCGGGTTAGCCGATCTGAAACTCGCCCTTGAGGCAATAGTTCCGCTAAATAAACCCGTAGGAGTGGTTGTCAATAAATATGGTATTGCATCAGAAAACGTAGAAGAGTTGTGTAAAAATTGGAATGTACCTATCCTCGGCTATTTTCCTTTTAGCAAACATGTAGCAGCCTCTTACGCTAAAGGCATTCCTCCAGCAACATACGATCACCTATGGCAACAAAGAATATCTGACATATGGAATTACTTTGAAGAGAGGGTTGGGAAATGA
- a CDS encoding cobyrinic acid ac-diamide synthase (PFAM: CobQ/CobB/MinD/ParA nucleotide binding domain~COGs: COG1149 MinD superfamily P-loop ATPase containing an inserted ferredoxin domain~InterPro IPR017896: IPR017900~KEGG: tai:Taci_0391 cobyrinic acid ac-diamide synthase~SPTR: Cobyrinic acid ac-diamide synthase), with product MKPKEIVVTSGKGGTGKTTLTSSLAAYLGNVTLCDADVDAPDLYILLKPSIKANYKFWGIDTAQVDSSKCIGCSRCFKTCRFDSITMINDKAIVDTNFCEGCAACAYVCPTNAISMVPTEQGTYYESTTNYGPMWHAQLFPGGENSGKLVQILRNRAKETALKEKIPYVIIDGPPGVACPAISSITGCDLTVAVTEPSASALSDLKRLTEVAKRFSVPMGIVINKSDIAPKVTDLIKEECQKEGLTVIGEIPFSEDIPKAISRREIPLEETKPNIEKIWKTILHNLTSSPI from the coding sequence ATGAAACCTAAAGAAATAGTTGTAACTAGTGGAAAGGGAGGGACAGGAAAAACTACCTTAACCTCCTCCTTGGCTGCATATTTGGGCAACGTAACCTTATGTGATGCCGATGTAGACGCTCCAGATCTTTATATTCTACTGAAACCATCCATAAAAGCTAATTACAAATTTTGGGGCATAGATACTGCCCAAGTTGATTCTTCTAAATGCATTGGCTGCAGTCGCTGTTTCAAAACATGTCGTTTCGACTCGATCACCATGATAAATGACAAAGCAATAGTAGACACCAACTTCTGCGAAGGATGCGCCGCCTGTGCCTACGTATGCCCTACCAATGCAATTTCCATGGTACCCACGGAACAGGGAACTTACTATGAAAGCACTACTAACTATGGGCCCATGTGGCATGCCCAGCTTTTCCCAGGAGGGGAGAACTCGGGCAAGCTCGTGCAAATTTTGCGCAACAGAGCGAAGGAAACAGCATTGAAAGAGAAAATTCCCTACGTAATAATTGATGGCCCTCCAGGTGTGGCCTGCCCGGCCATATCTTCAATAACGGGGTGCGACCTAACTGTAGCAGTAACGGAACCCTCCGCCAGTGCCCTTTCTGATTTGAAAAGATTAACTGAAGTAGCCAAAAGATTTTCCGTACCTATGGGTATCGTTATCAATAAATCTGACATTGCACCCAAGGTAACGGACCTCATCAAGGAAGAGTGCCAAAAAGAGGGTTTGACTGTAATTGGGGAGATTCCCTTTTCTGAAGACATCCCAAAGGCTATCTCGAGAAGGGAAATTCCTTTGGAAGAAACGAAACCTAACATAGAAAAGATATGGAAAACCATATTGCACAACCTCACTAGCTCACCCATCTAA
- a CDS encoding peptidase M15D vanX D-ala-D-ala dipeptidase (PFAM: D-ala-D-ala dipeptidase~COGs: COG2173 D-alanyl-D-alanine dipeptidase~InterPro IPR000755~KEGG: tte:TTE2535 D-alanyl-D-alanine dipeptidase~PFAM: peptidase M15D vanX D-ala-D-ala dipeptidase~SPTR: Peptidase M15D vanX D-ala-D-ala dipeptidase) — protein sequence MIQEEKTKSQEAFTPKLEDNGEPLVPASCYPERILVRPQYFIQGLEGSIPECYVREGVLERLIEVAESLPRGWKLVLLDCWRPLALQKALFSKLCRELRERNKDLCEEEIIRRAKMFVALPSDDPIRVPGHATGGAVDLTISDNKGRILYMGSDFDETTERSFTCYYENLAREGKKLSAKEKEAMENRKMLLQLMGRANFSNYPEEWWHFDFGNMNWAIRTGAPKAIYGITKPKFRWVS from the coding sequence ATGATCCAAGAGGAAAAGACCAAATCTCAAGAAGCTTTCACCCCAAAACTGGAAGATAACGGAGAGCCTCTTGTGCCCGCAAGCTGTTATCCTGAGAGGATATTGGTTAGACCTCAGTATTTCATACAGGGACTTGAGGGGAGCATTCCTGAGTGCTACGTAAGAGAAGGGGTTTTGGAAAGGCTCATAGAAGTTGCAGAAAGTTTGCCCAGGGGTTGGAAGCTTGTGCTGCTGGATTGCTGGAGACCTCTTGCCCTGCAGAAAGCCTTGTTTTCCAAGTTATGCCGCGAGCTAAGGGAACGCAACAAGGACCTTTGCGAGGAAGAAATCATCAGAAGGGCCAAGATGTTTGTGGCTTTGCCATCCGACGACCCCATCAGGGTGCCAGGGCATGCAACAGGTGGTGCTGTAGATCTTACCATAAGCGATAACAAGGGACGAATTCTCTACATGGGATCGGATTTTGATGAAACGACAGAAAGGTCTTTTACTTGCTACTACGAGAACCTTGCTAGAGAGGGCAAAAAGCTTTCGGCGAAAGAAAAGGAGGCGATGGAGAACCGAAAGATGCTATTGCAACTTATGGGAAGAGCAAATTTTTCCAACTACCCTGAGGAGTGGTGGCACTTCGATTTTGGGAACATGAACTGGGCTATAAGGACGGGAGCACCAAAAGCTATTTACGGTATTACCAAACCCAAATTTAGATGGGTGAGCTAG
- a CDS encoding TRAP dicarboxylate transporter, DctM subunit (PFAM: DctM-like transporters~TIGRFAM: TRAP transporter, DctM subunit~COGs: COG1593 TRAP-type C4-dicarboxylate transport system large permease component~InterPro IPR004681: IPR010656~KEGG: aco:Amico_1340 TRAP dicarboxylate transporter, DctM subunit~PFAM: TRAP C4-dicarboxylate transport system permease DctM subunit~SPTR: TRAP dicarboxylate transporter, DctM subunit;~TIGRFAM: TRAP dicarboxylate transporter, DctM subunit) has protein sequence MILALLLVFFCQMVIGVPLYASLLFTGLVGLLTTGNGSLIRVIPQQFFGGMDVFSLMAIPFFILVGNLMNRSGLTDRLIDFSRLLIGSVRGGLGYVNVVAGIILAGVNGSAAADASALGSILIPAMEKEGFPKAYAAGLTAGSSLIGPIIPPSIFMIIYASMTNTSVGGLFIAGILPGLFLGVAFMVMNWFYSKRYKVPVNDPKEVRKEAGRILKRATVALIAPFIIIGGIVTGLVTPTESGALAVVYCLVAGVFVTRELTFRSLWDAIYETISLTSAVFLIMGAATVVGWFLKWERVTHKFASWLISMGLLEHSWLLLVVLSLITFVIGMFMEEVAVLTLLTPIFYPLAMKAGIDPFHFGIVMTLNVTIALITPPVGACNYIVAAVGKVPLGELFREIWPFIAVAMLVLLGIITFPFITVTLPRVLGL, from the coding sequence ATGATTTTGGCGTTGCTTTTGGTGTTTTTCTGCCAGATGGTCATAGGAGTCCCTCTATACGCGTCCCTGCTTTTTACAGGCTTGGTTGGCTTGCTGACTACGGGCAATGGGTCGTTGATAAGAGTTATTCCCCAGCAATTTTTTGGTGGTATGGACGTATTTTCACTGATGGCTATCCCCTTTTTCATTCTAGTGGGCAACTTGATGAACCGTTCTGGATTGACCGACAGATTGATAGATTTCAGCAGATTGCTCATAGGAAGCGTAAGAGGTGGTCTGGGTTATGTGAACGTGGTGGCTGGAATAATTTTGGCCGGAGTTAATGGGTCTGCTGCAGCGGATGCATCAGCGCTGGGCTCCATCCTCATACCTGCTATGGAGAAGGAAGGTTTCCCAAAGGCGTATGCAGCGGGCCTCACAGCGGGAAGCTCCCTCATTGGTCCTATAATTCCGCCAAGCATATTCATGATCATCTATGCTTCCATGACTAATACCTCGGTAGGAGGACTTTTCATAGCGGGCATACTACCGGGCCTCTTCTTGGGAGTTGCCTTCATGGTCATGAATTGGTTTTATTCCAAACGCTACAAGGTCCCAGTCAACGATCCCAAAGAGGTTCGAAAGGAAGCGGGCAGGATTTTAAAAAGAGCAACAGTAGCTCTTATTGCTCCTTTTATAATAATTGGAGGTATAGTCACAGGATTGGTTACTCCGACGGAATCTGGAGCCCTTGCGGTGGTTTACTGTCTAGTGGCCGGAGTTTTCGTAACGAGGGAACTTACTTTTAGAAGCCTTTGGGATGCCATCTACGAAACCATCAGTCTGACCAGCGCGGTGTTTTTGATAATGGGCGCTGCAACGGTAGTTGGCTGGTTTTTGAAATGGGAGAGAGTAACCCACAAATTCGCTTCTTGGCTCATATCCATGGGGCTTCTGGAGCATTCGTGGCTTTTGCTGGTAGTTTTGAGCCTAATAACGTTTGTAATCGGTATGTTCATGGAAGAGGTGGCTGTACTTACCCTCCTGACTCCTATTTTTTACCCATTGGCCATGAAAGCAGGCATAGATCCCTTCCATTTCGGGATTGTAATGACCTTGAACGTGACCATTGCGCTCATAACTCCTCCCGTTGGAGCCTGTAATTACATTGTGGCAGCCGTAGGTAAGGTGCCCCTTGGGGAGCTTTTCAGAGAAATATGGCCTTTCATAGCCGTAGCAATGCTTGTTCTTTTGGGCATAATTACTTTCCCATTCATAACCGTTACTCTGCCCAGGGTATTAGGCCTATAG
- a CDS encoding Tripartite ATP-independent periplasmic transporter DctQ component (PFAM: Tripartite ATP-independent periplasmic transporters, DctQ component~COGs: COG3090 TRAP-type C4-dicarboxylate transport system small permease component~InterPro IPR007387~KEGG: aco:Amico_1341 tripartite ATP-independent periplasmic transporter DctQ component~PFAM: Tripartite ATP-independent periplasmic transporter DctQ component~SPTR: Tripartite ATP-independent periplasmic transporter DctQ component), whose amino-acid sequence MERRGWETLESLSRIIERTSALLAGSLLIINIMDIVMGIVFRYLLKNSVIWTEEVARYSLVWLVMLGAAGALTRGDHMAIDFLVPKFPGWLKKTSVFLRLTIQVIVLFVLIWYGAQNVRGTWHMKTMALGIPKAIVLMAVPLGMSILLVQLLLLEFMKTRKDENR is encoded by the coding sequence ATGGAACGTAGAGGTTGGGAAACCCTGGAGAGTCTTTCTAGGATCATTGAAAGAACGAGCGCCCTCTTGGCCGGAAGTCTATTGATAATAAACATCATGGATATAGTCATGGGAATAGTATTCCGTTATCTTCTCAAGAACTCTGTTATATGGACTGAGGAGGTGGCCAGATACTCCTTGGTTTGGCTGGTAATGCTGGGTGCTGCCGGAGCTTTGACTAGAGGAGACCACATGGCGATAGATTTTCTGGTCCCCAAGTTTCCAGGGTGGCTCAAAAAGACCTCTGTTTTTTTGAGATTGACCATTCAGGTGATAGTGCTTTTCGTTCTCATCTGGTACGGGGCACAGAACGTCAGGGGGACGTGGCACATGAAAACGATGGCTTTGGGTATTCCCAAGGCCATCGTCCTCATGGCGGTTCCTTTGGGCATGTCGATCCTTCTCGTGCAGCTTTTGCTCTTGGAGTTCATGAAGACCAGAAAGGATGAGAACAGATGA